TACAAAAGCCACACCACTGAGTGGTGTAAACCACAACCTTATTGCTGACATTGGCAAAATGCTTGCGAGTATCGGTTTCAATATAAGGCGGTACCTGATTATACCATTCCCAAGCGCTCTTACCGGCCAGTCCTAGGCCCAAACCTAACCCGATGATCAGTGCATAGCTGATCACTTCTTTAACTTTACTAAGAAAACTGCTTTGATTACTCATACAATCTGTCCTTATTGTTATTATTTTTCCAAAACTTGCCTGTCGGCCCGGATAAAAACCCTGTGAAACAAATACAATCCCTAAAAAGAGGCGTTTGTATTTGCCCATCTTACAAAGCTTTTAACCGCTTCTCACAATCTGCCACAAGATTAAAATAAGACGGCACTGAGATCAATAGCGAAAAACAACACTGTTTACTTTTTATTAATTTTTAATTTACCTGAATTCTACCTAAAACCCAACTAGAGTAATTCTGCTCCCGGTTGCAACTACCTGAGCCAAAAACAATAAAATAATAAAGAAAAAAGGAATTGATTATGAATATTAAAAAAGCTTTATTGGTATTAAGTATTGGTGCGGATTTAGCCTTACTCTCAATAAGTGCCACCGCAGCCGGTGCCTGTCAGCGCTGTGAAGAAGCTTTGATCGCTTGTGCGTTAGAAGGCAAAAGCTGGTATGAATGTGCCCAGCAAACCAACTGGTGTACTCCCTGCTAATTGCCAGGCAATTGAGTTAAGCAATAATAAATAACAGGAGCATGCAGTCCCTGTTTTCAAACCACCCGATTGAATTTCCCGATAACCTTTTCACCTATACCCGGCTTATTTGCCATAAATAAGCTTAAATAAAATGTAAAACTTTAACGGCTGATCAGGTATAAGGTTTCCGCCAGGGAGCTGACATCAAAGGTACGCTGGGCGAAGCGCTTATCTTCATGGACAAGGGACGCCAGCTTTTCAATCTTGAGGTTTTTATCTTTGGCAAATAAGCGCCGTATATCCTGCTCAAAAACCGGAAAAGGAGGCCCCGCCATTTCTTCAGGAGGATATTCAACCGATACCAGCAATATGCGGGTATCCGTAGTCATAAAAGTCAACAGTTTATCAACATAAGCCTGCTGCATGCCTTCGGGAAGAGCGACAAGTGAAGCACGGTCATAAATCCAGTCAACCCGGGGCGGCAGCTCGGGGGAGAGTTTAAAAAAGTCCCCTTGCCACAGGGTCAGGTTATCATAGGAGAATAACTGAAAGTCCCCCTGATGCCGGCTTTGATAGTCAATGCCTTTTTCCCGGAAAAAATCCCGGCAGGCAATTTCACTAAGCTCGGCGCCACTGACCTGCATGCGCTCGGCAAGCCAGGCCATATCCAGCGACTTGCCACACAGGGGCACGAAAACGTGCCCGTCTTCGTCCCGCAACAGGTTTTCCAGGTAACGACTTAAAAACGGATGTATCTCCTGCTGATGAAAGCCCAGAGCATTCCGCTCCCAACACTTATGCCAAAAAACCTTATCCATTTACTGCACCTGCCTGCTCATACATATTCAGGATTTAGCCGGGAAAAATGCGGTTGTTCTGCCACAATTTACCGATAACATTTTCAATCGACAAAGAAGCGGCTTTAGTAAGCTTTTCCGTCAGGCCTTTTCGGGTTTCGAATTTTATCGCCACCACTTTGCGCTCCTTACTGGCGGCCTGCAGATAGTCGTCACTGGTTTGGATCTCATCCACTAACCCCAGCTCTTTTGCTTTTGTGCCAAACCAGTGCTCACCGGTAGCCACTTTGGCCACATCCAGGCTGGGTCTGTGCTCGGAAACAAAAGCCTTAAACAACTCATGGGTTTCCTCAAGCTCTTCAACAAACTTTTCCCGGCCCTTTTCGGTATTCTCACCGAACATGGTCAGGGTGCGTTTAAATTCACCGGCCGTCAGCTGTTCAAATTCAACATCATGTTTTTTCAGTAACTTGTTAAAGTTAGGCACCTGGGCAAGTACCCCGATAGAACCTACGATAGCAAAAGGAGCCGAGATAATCTTATTGGCAACACAGGCCATCATATAACCACCGCTGGCGGCTACCTTGTCTACCGACACTGTCAGTGAAATATCACTTTGGCGGATGCGATCCAGCTGGGATGAAGCCAGGCCGTAACCATGTACCATGCCGCCGCCGCTTTCCAGGCGCACAAAAACTTCATCTTCTTTATTGGCCACAGATAAAACGGCGGTGATTTCTTCCCGTAAGCCGCTCACCTCACGGGCATCCAGGCTACCTTTAAAGTCAAGCACAAACAATCTGGGTTCCTGTTTGCCCGCTTCATCTTTACCGGCATTTTTCTCTGCCTTGGCTTTCTCTTTGGCCTGCTTCTTATCAGCCTTTTCTTTTTTCTTTAACTCTTCCTTCGACAACAGCTGATGAGTGATCTCCTGCTCAACATCTTTAAATTCGGCAGAAAGATCCGTGATCTCCAGCTCTCCTTTTTTATGTTTTTGTTTAATCGCCGAGGCTGTAATCGCCACTAAAATAGCCACCACAGCCAACACTATGGTCACGGCTTTCGCCAAAAACATGCCGTATTCGTACAAAAAATCCAAAATGACTCTCCTGAGAGTAAAAAACCAGCAAAACCCGGCAAGGCTTTATTGGTTAGGTAGTAATTAACACTGATTTTACACGAAAACCTTGATGTGAAAACGCTAAAGACACAAATTTTAACAACTGATTTTTCACTGTACTGCCCCGGGATTATTCCGCTATTAATCAGCTACTCTTGCTCCTGCACAAGCCCTGCTCTTTCATATCCATATGATCGCAGGATAAGTACATTCATGCACAAACCCTGCTCTTTTCACATCCGTGTGATCGCAGGATAAGTGCTTCCATGCACAAACCCTGCTTTTTTCACATCCATGTGAACGCAGGATAAGTGCTTCCATGCACAAAAAAGCCCTCAAAGAGAGGGCTTTATCTATTTCACCTGGCTATCAGGAGAATTATTGCTTGACGACCTCAACATCAGTAACGCTGATCGCCTGTCCTTTAGTCACAAAGAAACCGGCAACTTGTGCCTGCATTTCTGCTGTTGCCCGGGCGCTTAACTCAACCGAAGGCGAAGCCGTGGCATCAGCACTAGGGTTCAAAATAGAACCGTGATGACCGTTAAGGAAACGTACGGCACCTGAGCCCGTAGTCGTTTCACTTACCGCAGGTAATTCAAGTAAACGGATAGCAGCTTCAGTACCCGCCAGCGGCGAGCTAGAAACCGTATTCGGGATAACCTGATCCGACAGGTTTTCACCGCCGTCACCGACAACTTCGATAACATGAGTCGGAGTAGCCGTTGCTTTTAGCGTTGCGGCATAGTTAACCGGATCGCCTGAATCTGTTACCGTCTGCGCCGCAAAGGCAAAAGAGGCAAAACCGGCATCTAACTCGGCACGCTGTGCGTCATTTAACACGTTATTGTAAAACGCCAGGTAAGACTCGATTAAAAAGTCTTCCCATTCAGGGGAAGTACTGGTGTAACCGTTGGCATTTACCGCAGCCACATAGTTCTGGAAGTCGGTAGAGCTGGCATAAGTTAAGCCTGACTTGATGGTGTCTTTAAAAGAGCCTGACTCAAGTAAGAAGTTCGCCACACCAACACCCGGCATCGCCAGCGAGTTTGAACTAATGGCAAACAAGGGATCTATGGCATCATTTAAAGGTGCATTAGCCAATGCCATCAGATTAATCCCGGTAATGGCCCCTAAAGAATGCCCCAGGAAGTGTACTTCACCGGTATTAAGGTTCAGATCAGCACCACTGGTATCAACAACGGCATTAAGGCCTAAACGTAAACCTAACATATCCACTGAACTTTGACGCAGGTTATCACGTGTCGTTAACAAGCTGGACAGGTTCATATAATGGGTAGCCGAGCCTCCCATGCCGTCGGTGGCATTAATGTCATCACTGCCATCTCCATCAAGATCAAAACCGCGGCTGCCGTGTAATGGATGATCGATAGCAACAGTTGCAAAACCATTAGATGACAATGCGCCAGTGATCAATAACATGTCTTCTTTCTTGGAAGTAATGCCGTGCTGTAAAATCACCACCGGCCAGCCGGTTTCAGGCATAACGTAATCTGTTGGTAAACCTTGCAGTGCCCTTAATTCATTGATCTTATCAACATCAGGTATGGTCATTTGCACGTCAAGCGCCATAGTTGCCTTAGGAGCCGGTACCGGGCTGAATTTGGTCAGGTTTCTTTCGGTATCAACTGCCAGTACGGAACTCAGGTCACGTAACCCCGGGGCTGCCAGTCCTGCAGCTTCAGAAACCGCCATACAGGTGGCATCGTTCGCATCTAACGGCCCGGCAGGAATAGCATCCGGGTTAGATGCCGCCAGACCGGCCAACATAGCACCTGAATCACATAAACTGGTCCACCATTCATTTACCGGCGCCATCGGGTTATCGGCCGTGGGCACGCCAGAATAATAAGGAAGAGAAACACTACCGCTATACAGGTTGGCAGTCGCGAATAGCGGGACTGAAGTTGCCGGAATAATGCCGTCTAAAGCATCCGCTGCCGACGCCCCTGTGTCTGTAACACTGACAACAGGCAATACGCCTTGACCGGCATTAGCGGCCAATAATTGTTTGGCGGTAAACAAAACGTCGGTTGTTGACTGAGTGGTCATCGCCATAGTGTAAATCAGCGAATCACGATCGGCGCCCGCTGCGACGATAGCATTTTCATAGCTGTTAACCGCTGCCTGTAAACCACGTTGAGCATCGGTGGATAGAGGATGAGTATTGATATCTTGCTGAACCAGCTCGTAAGTGCTGGAGCCAAGCACGGACTTGCCACTGTCGTCCTGAATATTCTTAGTCAGGGCAACCACATAAGTAGTTTTACCTTTAAGAGGATTTACCGGAACTATGGCGATACTGTTGCCTGACGCCTGGGCAATAAAGTCAGTACCAAAGGTCAGTTCATTAACAACTTTACAGGCCAGGCCAAGGGAAAGGCTGGTACAGTCGGCATCAGAGGCATCGCCCCCCATCACCATCTCATAAACTTTTACAGAATCAGGAGAAAAAACGCTGTCGCCATCAAGGCTGCGTCCTTCAGGGAAATTAAGTGCGATGGTAAATGGATTAATCGTCGACCAGCCGTCCACTGCATTCATGGCAACTAAAGGATCTGAGCTGTTGCTGGCATCTGCCACAGGTAAATTCAAGGTGCCGTCTGTGGTGCCGGAAAAGAGTAAGTCGTTTGGTACGGATACCACACCATTGGTAGGATCAAAAGCAATTCGGGTATTTGCGGTAACCGCGGTGTTATTCTCTGCGACTTCCTGTTTAACATCAGAGTTGGATTCGCTACCACAGCCACTTAAACCAAGTGCGCTGCAAATCGCGAGACTAAGTACTAGCTTTTTCATTATTTCTCCCCAAGGACTAGTCTTCTTTATTTTTATAAATTTGTACTTATTAGTATCTTTTGCCTGATGTCAGTCAAAAACTAACAAGTTAGACCAGTCAAACTTAACCCAAGATTTGCCAATGTGCTAGCGGTTTTTTTGATTTCTGTCTGATTTTGCTGATATTTGCTTACTTTTAACCGCCTTAGCTCAATTTTAGCTCGTCACCGCCGCCAGCAAAGAGTAAAATCACGCCATTGTTTCGCAAAAACTCATTATTCATGTTCGATTATCAAATTAAAGAAAACAGCCTGACGGATAAAACCATACTCGTAACCGGCGCCGGTGACGGCATAGGACGCCAGGCCGCCCTGACCTACGCCGAACTAGGCGCTACCGTGATCTTATTAGGCAAAACCGTGAAAAAGCTCGAAGCGGTTTATGATGAAATCGTAGAGCTGGGCTATCCCGAACCGGCGATAATCCCCCTGGATATGAAAGGCGCTACCAAGCAAAACTATATCGATATGGCAGAAACCATTAAGCAGCAGTTCGGCAAGCTCGACGGTGCCCTGCTCAATGCCTCTATGCTGGGGGAATTGACGCCGTTTACGCAAATCCACGAGCAAATCTGGAACGACGTTATGAAGGTCAATGCCAGCGCCCAGTTCCTGATGAGCCAGGCCCTGATTTCTCCCATGCTGGCCGCACCGAGCGCTTCCCTGGTCTTTACCAGCTCCAGCGTCGGCAGCAAAGGCCGCGCCTACTGGGGCCCTTACAGTGTTTCCAAGTTTGCCACCGAAGGCCTGATGGAAGTGATTGCCGACGAATACGAAACTTCCAGCCTGCGCTGTAATGCCATCAACCCGGGAGCAACCCGCACTAATATGCGCGCAAGTGCTTTCCCGGCTGAAGACAAGACTAAACTGGTAACGGCAAAAGAAATCATGCCCCTGTATGTTTACCTGATGTCGGACGACAGTAAAGAAGTTACCGGTCAGGTATTAAAAGCGCAGTAGGCAACATAACCCCCCAGGGCCGAATTCACATTTGGCCCCACCGCAACATAACGTACGCTTACCTTGATACTAATCAACTAAACGCTCTCCAACCTTCGACATATTGTTAACAAAAATGATACATTTCATTGTGCATGTTATGTATGCATCAATAAGGAAGTTCACATGAAATTATTAAGTTATTTGCTAGTAGCTAGCAGCCTGTTTACCGGAGCAGCCAATGCCGGTGATACCACAGTTGTCTATGGGGATCGCTACACCTTCACCGAGGCAGACTTCACCTTTACTCCGGGATTACCGAATACTTTCTTTCCCTCTTTGGGACAAATGACAAGTGATAGGTATGTGGCTGAATTCCCAGTCAGGGGTGATGAAGGTCAATCGCTATTATTTGATCTGGACGTAGACGTATGGGGTAATGGTGATCAACGGGATCAGGCTTTCTGTATATATTATGTTAATGGCGTACGTATGGAACGAGCATTAGCAGGTGTTATGGATATATGCTGGAGCGGCCAAGGATATACTTTGCCTGGAAAGAATTTCACCTACAGCGTTGACATGACAGTAACCTGCAGTGGTATAGCAGTAGGTAACGATTCTGACAACCGAAATGAACGTCTTGAGGACTATGTTGAAATGAGCAATAAATTCAGAGGGGTACGTTTAAGGATAGATAAGCAAGGCATATATAACGGTCAATGTAAAATGATAAAAATTGAAATAGTACCCGGTTTAAATACCCAAATTCAGCAAATTAATGCCGACTTATTTTTTGGTGAACCTCTGTAAACTGCCAAACAACAATACGGCAACCCTAAATAAGAAAGCCGGCATCAGCCGGCTTTCTTTATAGAAAAGTTTATCCAAATAGAGGTTAACGCAGTTCTCTTCTTAAAATCTTACCTACATTGGTTTTCGGCAATTCATCCCTAAACTCTACCAGCTTAGGCACCTTATAGTTGGTCAGGCGCTCGCGGCAATGGCTGATGATTTCCGCTTCTTCCAGGGCGCCGTTTTTACGCACCACGAAAATTTTGACGATTTCACCATTCACTTCATGAGGCACGCCAACAGCAGCGGCTTCGACAATACCTTCATGCTCCAT
This genomic window from Thalassomonas viridans contains:
- the sohB gene encoding protease SohB; protein product: MDFLYEYGMFLAKAVTIVLAVVAILVAITASAIKQKHKKGELEITDLSAEFKDVEQEITHQLLSKEELKKKEKADKKQAKEKAKAEKNAGKDEAGKQEPRLFVLDFKGSLDAREVSGLREEITAVLSVANKEDEVFVRLESGGGMVHGYGLASSQLDRIRQSDISLTVSVDKVAASGGYMMACVANKIISAPFAIVGSIGVLAQVPNFNKLLKKHDVEFEQLTAGEFKRTLTMFGENTEKGREKFVEELEETHELFKAFVSEHRPSLDVAKVATGEHWFGTKAKELGLVDEIQTSDDYLQAASKERKVVAIKFETRKGLTEKLTKAASLSIENVIGKLWQNNRIFPG
- a CDS encoding thiopurine S-methyltransferase, translated to MDKVFWHKCWERNALGFHQQEIHPFLSRYLENLLRDEDGHVFVPLCGKSLDMAWLAERMQVSGAELSEIACRDFFREKGIDYQSRHQGDFQLFSYDNLTLWQGDFFKLSPELPPRVDWIYDRASLVALPEGMQQAYVDKLLTFMTTDTRILLVSVEYPPEEMAGPPFPVFEQDIRRLFAKDKNLKIEKLASLVHEDKRFAQRTFDVSSLAETLYLISR
- a CDS encoding YciK family oxidoreductase — protein: MFDYQIKENSLTDKTILVTGAGDGIGRQAALTYAELGATVILLGKTVKKLEAVYDEIVELGYPEPAIIPLDMKGATKQNYIDMAETIKQQFGKLDGALLNASMLGELTPFTQIHEQIWNDVMKVNASAQFLMSQALISPMLAAPSASLVFTSSSVGSKGRAYWGPYSVSKFATEGLMEVIADEYETSSLRCNAINPGATRTNMRASAFPAEDKTKLVTAKEIMPLYVYLMSDDSKEVTGQVLKAQ
- a CDS encoding glutaredoxin family protein; this encodes MGKYKRLFLGIVFVSQGFYPGRQASFGKIITIRTDCMSNQSSFLSKVKEVISYALIIGLGLGLGLAGKSAWEWYNQVPPYIETDTRKHFANVSNKVVVYTTQWCGFCKQTKEFLNNNNIAFLERDIEAGDSDIDTLYQSIGHPGVPKIVIGDKIINGFNLALIKQELGEHNLL
- a CDS encoding VolA/Pla-1 family phospholipase; protein product: MKKLVLSLAICSALGLSGCGSESNSDVKQEVAENNTAVTANTRIAFDPTNGVVSVPNDLLFSGTTDGTLNLPVADASNSSDPLVAMNAVDGWSTINPFTIALNFPEGRSLDGDSVFSPDSVKVYEMVMGGDASDADCTSLSLGLACKVVNELTFGTDFIAQASGNSIAIVPVNPLKGKTTYVVALTKNIQDDSGKSVLGSSTYELVQQDINTHPLSTDAQRGLQAAVNSYENAIVAAGADRDSLIYTMAMTTQSTTDVLFTAKQLLAANAGQGVLPVVSVTDTGASAADALDGIIPATSVPLFATANLYSGSVSLPYYSGVPTADNPMAPVNEWWTSLCDSGAMLAGLAASNPDAIPAGPLDANDATCMAVSEAAGLAAPGLRDLSSVLAVDTERNLTKFSPVPAPKATMALDVQMTIPDVDKINELRALQGLPTDYVMPETGWPVVILQHGITSKKEDMLLITGALSSNGFATVAIDHPLHGSRGFDLDGDGSDDINATDGMGGSATHYMNLSSLLTTRDNLRQSSVDMLGLRLGLNAVVDTSGADLNLNTGEVHFLGHSLGAITGINLMALANAPLNDAIDPLFAISSNSLAMPGVGVANFLLESGSFKDTIKSGLTYASSTDFQNYVAAVNANGYTSTSPEWEDFLIESYLAFYNNVLNDAQRAELDAGFASFAFAAQTVTDSGDPVNYAATLKATATPTHVIEVVGDGGENLSDQVIPNTVSSSPLAGTEAAIRLLELPAVSETTTGSGAVRFLNGHHGSILNPSADATASPSVELSARATAEMQAQVAGFFVTKGQAISVTDVEVVKQ